A region of Paraburkholderia sp. BL23I1N1 DNA encodes the following proteins:
- a CDS encoding GNAT family N-acetyltransferase, giving the protein MNPEKRADFIVRNMSADDVALSVEWAAVEGWNPGLHDAGCFRAADPNGFFIGEWRGEPAACLSAVAYSEHFGFIGLYIVKPAFRGRGLGMRIWQHGMDYLRNRNVGLDGVVAQQANYRKSGFQLAYRNIRFQGVVQARPQGATSSTILNTPALPFEPLFEYDRQCFPAARERFLATWLGQPGAIAQVAVRDGQVAGYGVLRRCRTGCKIGPLFADSNGIASDLFDALVARMPGESIVLDVPETNPAAVALAERHGMTSVFETARMYTLETPAMHIERVFGVTSFELG; this is encoded by the coding sequence ATGAACCCGGAAAAACGTGCTGATTTTATCGTGCGCAACATGTCGGCCGACGACGTAGCGTTGTCGGTCGAATGGGCTGCGGTAGAAGGATGGAACCCCGGTCTGCACGATGCCGGGTGCTTTCGTGCCGCGGACCCTAACGGGTTTTTTATCGGGGAGTGGCGCGGCGAACCGGCTGCCTGCCTATCCGCGGTCGCGTACAGCGAGCACTTCGGTTTTATCGGTCTGTATATCGTGAAGCCGGCGTTTCGCGGCAGAGGTTTGGGCATGCGCATCTGGCAGCACGGCATGGACTATTTGCGCAACCGCAATGTCGGATTGGACGGTGTCGTCGCTCAACAGGCGAATTACAGAAAATCCGGCTTTCAGCTTGCGTATCGCAACATTCGCTTTCAGGGTGTCGTTCAAGCCCGCCCCCAGGGCGCGACGTCTTCGACTATTTTGAATACGCCGGCACTGCCGTTCGAGCCGCTGTTTGAATACGATCGCCAGTGCTTTCCCGCCGCGCGTGAACGCTTTCTTGCCACGTGGCTCGGCCAACCTGGCGCCATTGCGCAGGTCGCAGTTCGTGACGGCCAGGTTGCAGGCTATGGCGTATTGCGTCGTTGCAGAACGGGATGCAAGATCGGCCCACTCTTCGCCGATAGTAACGGGATCGCTAGCGATCTGTTCGATGCGTTGGTGGCGCGCATGCCGGGCGAGAGCATTGTCCTCGATGTGCCGGAGACCAACCCCGCAGCTGTCGCGCTGGCCGAGCGGCATGGCATGACGAGCGTGTTTGAAACGGCGCGGATGTATACGCTGGAAACGCCCGCTATGCACATTGAACGTGTGTTTGGCGTGACGTCATTCGAGCTCGGATGA